The Mytilus edulis chromosome 4, xbMytEdul2.2, whole genome shotgun sequence nucleotide sequence TCTTCTGAAGGACACGGGATATCAATCCCTGCCTTTCCAATCAAATGACAACCTTCTTCATCGACATAAGTGGGGTCTTTCTTGTGTGATGCATAAATCTTAATGGGCATGTGATCCTGATTTGGTCGCATAGTAATGTAACCTTGTCTAACTTTATGCCCAACTGGAACGGATTTGTCTTTTTCAATGATCATACCAAAAACATTTACGCAACGCTCTTCGCCATTTACACTTCTTTTCCGAGAAAGCGTGTGAAGTTCGTGATTGAAAGGCTGACTGAGATCTGTGCCATAAGAAAACCGCATAACACGAGACGCAATGTAATCTGGCTTGTGTCCAAAAAGAACCGCCCCTTTCATTACTGACAGACCCGATTCTTCTGGTATTATAATGCGTTTGTTTGAAAATTCTTTCTTCATGGCTGCTTGTATTAGTGGACACTCTGCAAATCCTCCAACTAAGAGAAGCAGTGGGACATCATGCGCAGTAGGCTTTCTTAGGATATCTTTTACTAAATTGATAATACTATTAATGgtcttttgaaataaatttttcatTACATCTGCATCAACTCTAAGTTTGTCCCCTCGAAGTGTGATTTGGTTGGCGAATGGCGATGCCTCTATCATTGAACTAAGACTTTCGTTTTGATGTTTTTCGCACAGCGTATTAATGGTAGCACAAGGAATAGTTAAGTTAACTTTGCCTGATGTTGTGGACTCTATTTTTCGCTTGACTGTTTCAAATTCTCTAAGCAAATCTAAATAGGCGGATGGATCCTCTTGTTTCAGAAGATTAATCAGGGGTGCACCTAAAATCTTTACCATCATCTGAATGAAGGCATTATCAACAGAAGTTCCTCCGCAGTCCCCACCACTAGCATGGCAAAGCTCTTTGAGATGGCCTCCATCGAGTTTTTCGTGCACTGTTATATCGGCTGTGCCACCtggaaatataaaatgatatgaaGGACGTGACAAAATAATACGATTGCGTCAACTGACCATTACGAACACATATACTACATGGATATTATATATCAGAAGATGTTTGTCGTCAAAAGCTCAGTGTCTTTACTATAACTCTTTTAGTATTAGTATCTTTTTCAGTAGTATTCAATGCATAGTTCAAGTCTTACTAAAAtacataaatgtaaataaaaatactaCAAATGAAATTTAAGTCCCAGTTAAATTAAATTCGATATTTCATATTTGAATAAGTCTTGTATTTTTGACTTCTAAGCTGTGacgaaaaaatataatgaaaccaAACTACTATACCATACCTCCTAAATCAATAACCATATACTTTTGTCCTGTTTCTGTCATACTAAACCCTTCAGCGGCACCCTTCAATTTCTCTGTTGGTAAGTACTGACAGTGTATTGATGCTGCTTCAGGCTCAAGGGCAATAAAAAGTTTTTTGTCATCGATTCCTGCCTATAAAAACATAAGATGATGACTAAATGTATAGTTGTTAACCTTCCGTatttaaaagtgaaaataaacTGCAGTAGGATGCGGCAAATACAGCTCTCAATATAAAAAAACCCGTAAGggtcaggcgcggatccagaagggggggaGGGGTtcctggggttggaaccccccttttttggacgatcaatgcatttgaattgggacttGTAATTGGAACCCCTCCTTTGTCTTGGGTTAGGAACcctccttttaaaaatggctgtaTCCGCCCCTGAGGGTTCCGCGGAccccagtgtcttgcctactttatgaagcttataaatattttaggaactttaactgcagattgtatgtaatgttaactggaaggaAAAATCTTCCATATATAAATAACATAGggaaaaacaggaaatatatttttacaaaatttcattcaaGATACTagcattttatcataaataaaggcaacagtagtataccgctgttcaaaactcataaatccatggacaaaaaacaaaatcgggataacaaactaaaaccgagggaaacgcattaaatataagaggagaacaacgacataacactaaaatgtaacacatatagacaaaatcccacgagaataacaaatataacatatatatataacatcaaaaccaaatacatgaatttgggatagacaagtaccgtgacacgtcttatcgcaatgtgaatttacactcaaaaataagagaaaacaaacgacacaacgttataatgtaatacacacagaaacgaactataatataacaatgaccatattcctgacttggtacagggcatttttaaaggaaaaaatggtgggttgaacctggttttgtggcatgccaaacctcgcacttttatggccatgtgaaatataacatcaaaatgacaacacaggactacaatatgaataaattggagaacacaattgacaaagaatcacacgaacaacagccaacaaaaggcaacaagttcaaaattttaatacgccagaagtgtattttgtccacacaagacctatgtgtgacgcacagatacaaaagtttgaaagctgaaacgagtacaaagttgaacagcatcgaggaccaaaagatcaaaaaggttgtgccaaaaacggcaagggttttctgttaagttaccagaaaatccctataatttagagtaatttatacttttgcaaacagtaaatttaataaaatgaatattcaaaagatgtacatgataaagctgaagtattaactaattacaggaaacaactgaaatacatttacataaccagacatttgaaacacaaaagtagacacatccgaatacgtttaaacctctacgccaagtgacgtcctatttgaaactgaaaaatgacgaaaaaatgacgtcataaacaagcttctgtccaactttggtagaaatccagaatagtttaagaaagttattaaaactttaaaaacttaaaccacagagtaaACGAAATGTTAACTGGCAGgaaaactaagttcatttataagtaaaataggcaaaaaaggattattttttttcaaaatttgcatcTAGATAccatcttttgatcataaacaagtttctgtccATGTTgagtagaaatccaggatagttaaggaaagtttttaaatttcagaaaCTTTAACCGCAGAGTGAATGTAAATGTTATCTGGCGGAAAATTAAGTgtgtttataagtaaaatacggataaacaggattTTCTTTTACCAAATTTATTTCGTGTCACTatattatgatcataaacaagcttctgtctaagtttggtagaaatccaggatagtttaagaaagtccttcaaatttcaaaaactttaaccacaaagtgaatgtAATGTCAACTGGCAGAAAACTacgtccatttataagtaatttAAAATACGACCggatttttttataacaaaattaatttcTAGGTActgtcttatgatcataaacaaactacTGTCAAAGTTTGTTAgtaatccaggatagtttaataaagttattaaaatttcaaaaactttacagTCGACGACGGAatataggatcgctatgtctcgctttttcgacaaaagtcgaaggaTCGACAAAAAATGTGGAATaaatgcaaatgaaacaactccccACTCAATTGAAAAGAATTTGaacatttataggtcaccgtacgaacTACACTTATGACTAAAACCCATGCagaatgatagcttattgtacatgcaacatttttttattattcatggtTCCGTTTGATCAAAGTGTTTATATTGATTTATCA carries:
- the LOC139519380 gene encoding heat shock 70 kDa protein 12B-like, producing the protein MSDHLLVAAIDFGTTYSGYAFSTIANFKLDPLKIHANQAWNAGGRQLLSLKTPTCLLLNEKKELVSFGFEAENDYAELVLDEKHHDHYYFTRFKMRLYQAKDLSEEMRLEDVTGKSLMAIDVFGQSIKALKDHLLKLLDTEGTGVKPHEIKWILTVPAIWPDSAKQFMRKGAEKAGIDDKKLFIALEPEAASIHCQYLPTEKLKGAAEGFSMTETGQKYMVIDLGGGTADITVHEKLDGGHLKELCHASGGDCGGTSVDNAFIQMMVKILGAPLINLLKQEDPSAYLDLLREFETVKRKIESTTSGKVNLTIPCATINTLCEKHQNESLSSMIEASPFANQITLRGDKLRVDADVMKNLFQKTINSIINLVKDILRKPTAHDVPLLLLVGGFAECPLIQAAMKKEFSNKRIIIPEESGLSVMKGAVLFGHKPDYIASRVMRFSYGTDLSQPFNHELHTLSRKRSVNGEERCVNVFGMIIEKDKSVPVGHKVRQGYITMRPNQDHMPIKIYASHKKDPTYVDEEGCHLIGKAGIDIPCPSEEERSVEVEYIFGNTEISMTAKEKLTGFTCEATFKLI